The genomic DNA TCCATCTTTATTTTCAACAGCTCCTGGTATGGGGTAGATGAAAGACTCAATTGGAATTTCTGCTCTAGAAGTCTCCTTGAGACACCTGTTTCTCGCGAAACAGCATCGATGGAAGGAGATTCATGAAATCTGGCGCGCATTATATCTAACGCCTTGGCTACAGCCACATCCTCAACTTTGCTAAATCGCGAGGAAGCCCTTTCCAAAAGCCTTACAGGTGAAAACTTAATAATTTCCGGAGTTTTGATAATCCCATGACGATATTGATCAATTACTCTTCCTGCTTCTTTCCCAATCTCAAAATAAGGTAATTCCACTGAGGCAATTGGCACCCCAGAAAACAAACTGTCTCTATATATATTACCGACGCCTACAACTGATACTTCCTCAGGCACTTTCAAACCGCCTATTCCTGCAGCTTGGATAACCCTCCGGGCGGTATAATCTGTGGCACAAAACACAGCTATTGGCCTTGGAAGAGAAAGCAACCATTCCGTCCAAACTCTCAGAGGCCGTGTAACCCAACCGTGCGGTGCAGACACAGCCGTCTTCCCACTATTCTCAAGGCGGGAGCTAAACCCAGTTTGACGTAGCTTGGTAAAAAGATTTCCAGTCAATCCGGCATAGGCAAAATTCTCAAATCCTGCTGACAGGAACTTTTCAGCTACCAGTCGGCCAACTTCTTCGTCGTCCACTACTACGGAAGGAGCCCGACTAATCAGAGAAAGATTCTCTACATTGACCAAGGGCATTCGACCGAGCCAATGAGACTCGATCCAGCGATCGCTTACCAGGCCTCCAATTAATCCTGCCAAATTTCCATGCTCAACCAATTCACCCAGTAATTCCTCTTCGCCGATATTTAAAGGTATCGCCCGCCACACGCCCAGCGCTTCGGCATGAGCCTGGATCCCTCGAAATAGCTCAACCATTGAATCGAATTCTGATTCGAACAAAACAGCTACCACAGGTTGGCTCATGCTAAACGATGTTTTTTGCATCTGAGAAATCAAAGGAATGTAAATACTCCTAATATTGCGGTAATAGTTAAATATTTTTTTCGTTTTTACGTAAAGACAGTTTTAAAACACTGTGTTATCGTTTTCTCAGTAACCAAAATATCCAATAAGTATAACTATTTCATTTTTATATGAAAAAAGCACTCATCACAGGCATCACCGGGCAAGATGGATCTTATCTCGCAGAAATCCTTCTTGAAAAAGGCTACGAAGTACATGGCATTATCCGCCGCTCTTCTTCTTTCAACACAGGTCGTATAGATCACCTTTACTCCGACCCGCACACAGCAAACACCAATTTGCACCTCCATTACGGTGATTTAGCGGATTCCACACAAATGGTGAAGCTGCTCTACGATTTACACCCCGATGAAATCTACAACCTTGGAGCGCAAAGCCATGTTCGTGTTTCTTTCGATATCCCGGAATACACGGGGGACGTCGTCGGCCTGGGAACCGTCCGGATCCTTGAAGCGATTCGCGAAGCAGGCATGGTACAAAAGACCCGTTTTTACCAAGCCTCATCTTCTGAAATGTTTGGATTAGTTCAAGAAGTCCCACAAACAGAGAAAACACCTTTTTGGCCAAGAAGTCCTTATGCGTGCGCTAAAGTATACGCTTACTGGCTAACGGTTAACTACCGTGAATCTTACAATTTGCATGCAAGCAATGGTATCCTTTTCAATCACGAATCTCCCCGCAGAGGTGAAACATTTGTAACCCGCAAGATTACCCGTGCAGCAACGCGGATAAAAATGGGTCTTCAAGACAAACTCTATTTAGGGAATCTCGATGCAAAGCGAGATTGGGGTTACGCAAAAGAATATTGCGAAGGGATGTATCTGATGCTTCAGCAGGACAATCCTGATGACTATGTCCTGGCAACTCACGATACTCACTCAGTCAAAGAGTTCTGTCAGGAGGCGTTTTCAACTCTTGATATGGATTTCGAAGAATACGTTGACTACGACAAACGGTATGAACGGCCAGCTGAAGTGGAGCTATTGATAGGCGACCCTTCAAAGGCAAAGAAGCTACTAGACTGGGAACCCAAGACGGATTTCAAAGGCCTGGTAAAACTTATGGTTGAATCAGACCTTCAATTAGCTAGAAAAGAATTAGCTGTTAAACAAGCATCTGCTGTTTAACAATTTTCAATCTATGGATCCGTCCTGGAAAGTATATATTTCTGGCCATCGTGGTATGGTCGGTTCAGCTCTCGTTCGAAAATTTGAATCTCTCGGTTACGATGAGATTGAAACTGCTACCCGAGAAGAACTAGACCTTACGGACCAAACTGCAGTACGTCGTTTCTACGAGCTAGAAAAACCCGACGCGGTAATAATTGCGGCAGCGAAGGTTGGAGGAATTGGAGCAAATAGCACTTTCCCAGCGGATTTTATATATGAAAATCTTGTTATTGCGGCCAATCAGATTCATGCCGCCTACGAGTTTGGAGTGAAACGACTCCTTTTTCTAGGTAGTTCATGTATCTATCCCAAATTTGCACCACAGCCAATCAAGGAAAGCTCCTTGCTCACGGATGAGCTGGAATCTACCAACGAACCCTACGCGATAGCCAAAATAGCAGGTCTCAAGCTTTGTCAGTTTTATCGGAAACAACACGGAGTGCTTTTTCATTCCCTGATGCCGACAAACCTCTATGGTCCAGGAGACAATTATAACTTGGATAATTCTCATGTCCTCCCGGCCCTCATTCGGAAATTCCATGAAGCAAAGGAAAGAGGCCATTCAGAAGTGGTAATGTGGGGTTCAGGAACCCCACAAAGGGAATTTCTACACGTGGATGACCTGGCTGATGCCTCGGTTTTTCTTATGAATTTGGAAACCCCTCCCGACTGGGTGAATGTGGGAAGCGGCGAAGAAGTAACCATTCTCGAATTGGCAAATTTGATTAAGGAAACGGTGGGATACACCGGGACCATTATCCAAGATCTAACCAAGCCCGATGGAACACCGAGAAAATTACTCGATGTCACTGTGATCAAAGATTTAGGTTGGGAACGAAAAATAAATCTAAACACAGGCATAAAGAAGACCTACGAATCATTTCTTGAAGCAAAAGCTACAGGAACCATTCGTGATTAATTAATTTTAGGGGCAGAAACAGGAATCGATGTGCTCTCGCATCACCCCAAGTTCCAAAAATCCGAAAAAAATCAGCAAGGCTTTTAGGAAAGCCTCGACCAATCGTCGGACACCAGATTGTGTTCGCCAATTGACTGCAGAAACCTGATTTGGAAAATTAATGAAACCCCTGTTCGCCAAAGCGATCGGTGCGATGTGTCCGTGCTGCCGAGATATGGCACGACTTTCATCTCAATCGCTTGACCGGAAACTCAACTTGCGTGAGCGAATTGGTATGCGCATTCACGGTTGGATCTGTAGTTGGTGTGTAGATTATTCCAACCAAGTCCAAATGGTGAGCGATAGTGTAAAATCAGAAGGTGAGTCGTTGGCGGAATTGAAGGACGAACAACTCACCGATGATTGCCGGGCGAGGATTCGTGCAATGATGCAGGCCCCATCGCAAAAACCAGACGACGAAAGCTAAAGTCTTTTATCTGGAGCAGACCAATTATCCTGCAGGCATTTCCGGAGAGCCATTCGTGCGCGGTGTAAAATGGTCCATAAGTTCTGTGGCGTGATACCAAGCTGCTCCACGATATCTTTGCTTTCAATTCCGTCGACCTCACGCATCAGGTAAACTTGTCTAATCTTTAGGGGCAACTTGTCGGCACAAAACAAAAACTGAGTCATAAATTCTTTCCGATCAATACTCTCCCATTGTTCGGCCGACCACTCAGCCGGGGAAAAATCTCCCTGCAACCAATGCCCGTTATCACTAAAATGATCTTTCTCTTCGTCTTCGTAGAATGACGTTAATTGTGTAAACGTTTTCTCTCTGGAGCTCTTTCGATAATGGTCCATGACTTTAAATTTGAGAATCCCGGTTAACCAGGTCTTCAAAGTGGATCGTCCACCGAAGTTTTTAAGTGATTTGATCCCGGCAAGAAAAGTTTCTTGTACCAAATCCTCAGCAACCGAGGGGTTGTTTACGCGCATCATGGCGTAACGATATAGGTAATCTCCATAGGAATCGAGCCAGGTCGAAGGATCTAGAGATTCGGGAGTATTTGACCTGAGGGTGTCCACAACAAAAAAGTGGAGTTGATTTGCAGGGGAGACCTGCCATTTGTCAAGAGTCAGCCATGAATGCACCCATCAAAATAACCTACAATGCTCCCTTTGTCCTTACCTACTCACTAATATGCCTATTGGTACTTTTGGCATCGGGATTGACCGATGGTAAAAGTACATTCCATTTATTTAGTGTTCATGGAAGCGACAGTTTTTCAGACCTGTTAACCTATCCACGCTTAATAGGGCACGTCCTCGGTCATATTAATTTTCCGCATTTGTTGGGCAACTTGACCATCATACTTCTCATTGGCCCCATCCTCGAAGAAAAGTACGGGACACGGGATCTCGCGACCATGGCGGTAATTACAGCAGCAATCACGGGGCTGCTTCACATGCTTTTTTTCGAAGGGATGCTTTTGGGTGCCAGTGGCATCGTGTTCATGTTTATTGTCCTAAGCTCATTGGTAAACGTGAAGCGTAAAACCGTGCCACTAACGTTTATTCTAGTGTGCATCATTTTTCTAGGAAACGAATTTGCGCTTTCGTTTGAAGAAGACAGCGTCTCCCAATTCGCACACATCCTGGGAGGAATCTGCGGAAGCGCATTTGGCTTTTTACGTGCAAAGTAATGCGTAAGAACGGAATCACTATATGCGATCGCTGCCTAAGACTAATTCTCCTTTCGGATGACTCAGCTTGGGCTCCGAAGTGTTTTCTTCAGTAACGAAAAAAGCTACCCGCGCACTTGAGATGGGAGAATTATCCTCCAGCTCAAAGAAGTAAAGTCCTTCATTTTTTTCCAGAAGCGGAATAATCCCGGCACATTCCAATACGTTAGCCTTAGGATCTTTCAGCCAAAGAAAATAGTTCTTCCCCTTTTCTTGTCTCGGCAAATTTTGAATAGCGATAAAACCATGCTTACTTTGAGGATCAAAGACGGCATAGCCACTCCCGCGCGTGTTTGCCAACGGAGAATTATTTATGGTGGCAGGAAGCTGTTCTGGATGAGCCCAAAAAATTTCAGCCATTTGAGTGAGTTGAACGAAGTTTTCAAATTCATCTTCGGGTATTACTGTTGGGATCGTTTTAAAGGCCGATGAATCCGAATTCATACCTACAATCAGTAAAACAGGCTGACTGTTAGCACCGGCAATTGGGCCATCACGGTTTGTAACAAATAGCGTGAGGCCTACGCCTAATAGAAGAGCTGCTGCCATTCCCCAACCTGCGAAGCTCGCCCAGGAGATCGTAATAAACGGTTTTGAGTTCGCAACCTGTGGAAAGGGTTGCACCTGAGATTGAATTTTTGAAAACAACCCATCCGGAGCGTTATACTGAGGGAGATCCCGGACCTGATCTTCGACAGCAGATTCAAGCTCTCTGAGCAATAGAACCAATTCCGTATCCGTTTCCAATAGGTTCTCAAATGAAGAACGCTCATCGGGCGTCAATTTATCCAACACGTAAAGGCTGGCTAATTCTTGTGTCTTCTCGTTCATAAAACTGTTTCCGTTAAAGAATTTCTAAGTTGAAAGAGCCCTCGTTTAAGCCAGGACTTTACCGTACCTAAGGGTTGCTCCAGAGAGTTCGCGATTTCGGAATGAGTCATGCCGGAAAACAAAGCGAGTTCCAGGGCTTTTTTTTGTTTAGCCGGGACATTCTTTAGCGCCTCCTCGACTTGATTGCGCGTTTCATTGAGGGCGACGGATTCGCGGACAGTTTCTGCCGTAGCCCATTCCTGATCCTGCTCAGGTTCGAAAGTGGTTACTTCGGGTTCACGATTTAACTTCCGAATTCGGTCAATACAGGTTCGGCGCATGATAGTGACGGCCCAAGTAAAGGGGCGAGACTTTCGAGCATCATAGTAAGCCGCATTCTTCCAGATCTTTACAAAAGTATCCTGTAAAGCTTCTTCAGCTTCAGAAGGGTTCTTAAGCATTCTAAGTCCAAGTGAAAACAATGGAGTAGAGTACCGATCATACAGCCTCCGAAACGCATGAGAATCGCCAACACCAATTTGTGCCAGCAAACAGGCTTCTTCCAAGGCCGCTTCGTGCTGAATGGTAAGAGTCATCTCGGTAATTATGTTTCTAGGACAGTCGAGTAAAAGGGGCTGGTCGGTACCAAAACCAGCCCCAGGCTCAATCAGGGTTTGTTGAACTTGTGTTCGTTAAGCTTTTTGGCCACCTCCTCTGCGGCCAAAAGAATGACTTCATCCATGTTATCTTGTGGGTGACGTCCGGGCCGAGGGTAAGTCCTCGCTTTTATGATTTTAAAATCCGTTTTCTCGCCATCTTCCAAAAGCGTAACCCAAGCGCGAAAGACGAGGTCGTTTAAGGTCTCTTCCTCCAAGCTTTTGAACCAGATTCGAAGCTGAAGTCCATCGTCGGGAATACTCGCGCTCCACCGTTCGAATTTCAGAATTACCGGCCAATCTTCTTTCTCAAAGGCTTTGGTAAAGTTATTTTTGATTCTGAGATACATATCCAAATCGTTGTGGTAGGCACGGTGCGATATCAGACTGTCAGAAACCACGACGAGCAAAGTCACTTTTTCAGATTCTGCATTTTCTTGGGCAACAAGTGGACTCAAGCATCCGAAAAGGAAAGCTGTTAACGACAGTAGGAAAATTGATTTAGGGTTTTTCATCAGTATTTGTTGGTTAGATAGACTTTTACGTGAACAAAAAGATTGCGGATTCAAAAATCTATAGAGGATCTAAAAAAGGGGATAAAGACTTTTTGCCTATGAAGCATGTGGTACTAGATTGAAACGATTAAGACAAATTTCTAAACAAAAACTATGATGAAAGCAAATGGCTTATTAGTGCTCCTGACTGATTTTAGAACAAGCGATTGGTATGTCGCCAGCATGAAAGCAACCGCAATTACGGTTTTCAAGGAAGTTCGATTTGTAGATATTACCCACGAGATCAGCCCTGGATCTATTAAAGAGGGTGCTTTCGTCCTGCGCCAATGCTACGATGACTTCCCGCCGGGCACAACTTTCGTGGTGGTCGTAGACCCTGGCGTTGGGACTGACAGACAAGCTATAACCATGGAAGCAGGAAATTACTTTTTCGTCGCTCCCAACAACGGTGTCTTATATCCAACCATTAGCAAACTGGTTACAAGTGCTGCTTTCTGCATTGAATCTCCAAATTGGATGGGCTCAAAAAGAAGTTCCACATTTCATGGTAGAGACATTTTTGCTCCGGCTGGTGCCAAGCTTGCATCGGGGGCTCATATCCAAGAAGCAGGACCTCAGGTCCAGAAAGTGGTTGAGCTAAATTTTCCTGAGCCAAAGAACCTGACCGAAAATCCAAATGGCCAGATCCTTTACTTTGATCGCTTTGGAAACGGTCTTACCAATTTCACGAAAGAACACATTGAGTTTAGAAAACTTCTTGGAGTTCGAGTTGAAGATGTACTCTTCCCTATAGCAGAAACCTTTGGAGATGTAGAAACGGCGGCACCGGTCAGCTATTGGGGATCCAGTGGATACCTGGAGGTAGCCCTTAGGGACGGACATGCGAAATCAGCAGCTTGTTTAACGCAGGAATCGATCGTTTGGCCGGTCTTCTCTTCTTGATCTACTTCAGCCGGGCAACTCGTAACTTTTCTGATTTCCAGATTCCTTCCACCTTGGAAAAATCTTCATCTTTTGTGCCGCTGATGAGGCAAAAGTCATAGGTATCCCAAAGCGGCATTTCATTTCGAGCTGACTCAAGGCGGCGATCCATTGCTGCTCGATCTTCTTTCCCACGGTGTATTAGCCGCCGTACAATTTCCTCAAGACTTGGAGGCATTAAGAAAATGGTAACCAATCGTTGTTTTAGAAGAGCGTCTTTTTCCGCTTCCCGCTGAAAGGCCGCCACTCCCTGCACATCGATGTTCATGATTAGATCAATACTGTGAGCTAACTTGTCTTGGATCTCTGATTTTAAAGTACCGTAGCGATGATCATGAACTTGCGCATGTTCGTAAAATGCATCTTCGCCCAATTTTTTATCAAACTCCTCTTCACTAAAAAAAAAGTAGTCCTTGCCATCCACCTCCCCTTCTCGGGGCGAACGAGTGGTTGAAGTAATCACCCGTTGAATACGACCATACTTATCCGTCATTCTTGAACAAAGCGTACTTTTCCCGGTTCCGGTTGGGCCGGCCAAAATCAGCAACAACGCAAGGTCTTTGTCTGGAGATCCCATTCGAATTCAAATTAAAACATTCTTAGTAAGCGAAGGCAACTATACTCAAAATCACGCCGTACCCTGCCAGGACAGCTCCAAGAAGCCTGGGTCGCCTGTCCTTCATGAATAACCAATCAAAAAAATCGCGAGCCCGATAAGGTACAACCGCCAGATAAATCGAAAGAACTATAAGAAAATAGGCGAAAACCGTGAGAAACAAACGAGAAGTTATATCGTAAAGAGCAAAGGCCGAACTCAACATTTCGGTGGCGGCAAGCAACCAGATTATACAAACGCCGCGAACCGCCAAGAAATCGGGTACGTAGAAGTATGATAATACTGCGATCGCTCCAAAAATACCCATAAGTAAATTCCGATGGTTTCCAAAATCTGCTTCTCCAAGTTGTGACACCTTGTAGATAAACCAAATGCTTCCAATTCCAAATGCGAGTATGGTGAATCGACGGGATCGAGGCAGACTTTTTGTGAGACTCGATATCGAATTGTCGTTCCAAAAAAGTAGGCCTCCAGCGAGAACCAAACAAATGCCGGTGATTATGGTAGCGGTAAAAAGTGAAAGATTCATAAGAGAGAATTTGAAAATGTTGGCGCAGGCTTATTAATTTCATCAACACCTGAAAGAATCAGGTCACCATAAAGACTGCTTTGAGTCGCACGGTAAACTTTCATTTGGACGAGTTCACCAATGAGTCGATCATTCGCTGGCACCAGGCAATTGCGATAGCCACGCGTTTTACCCACGTATAAGTCCCCGCGCTTTGCTTTGCCTTCGATCAATACCTCCTGGATAGATCCCACCATCGATTCATTCCGAGACAGGGAAGAATCTCTGAGGTAGCCAAGCAGGCGGTGATTACGAGCTTCCTTCACTTCTTGAGGGATCTGGTCGCCCAAATCAGCCGCAGGGGTGCCGGTGCGGATGCTGTACTTAAAAACATAGGCCATATCGAAAGAGACCTCTTTGAACAGTTCGCAAGTTTGCTCAAAATCTTCTTCCGTCTCCCCGGGAAACCCGACTATGATATCTGTCGAGAAATACATTCCGGGAATCGTTGTACGAAGACTATCAACAATCTCCAAGTACCGCTCTCGCGAATACGGACGATTCATCAATTTCAACATCCGGTTCGATCCTGATTGTGCAGGCAAGTGGACATATTCGCAAAGTTTGGAAAGATCGCGGTAAGCTTCCACCAAGTCTTCCTTGAAACCTCGCGGATGAGGGGAAGTGAATCGGATACGTTCAATGCCTTTAACTTCCTGAACCCTTTCCAGAAGTTGAACAAAGGGTGACTTTTTATTGCGAAACGGAATTTCACGCCG from Verrucomicrobiota bacterium includes the following:
- a CDS encoding rhomboid family intramembrane serine protease → MNAPIKITYNAPFVLTYSLICLLVLLASGLTDGKSTFHLFSVHGSDSFSDLLTYPRLIGHVLGHINFPHLLGNLTIILLIGPILEEKYGTRDLATMAVITAAITGLLHMLFFEGMLLGASGIVFMFIVLSSLVNVKRKTVPLTFILVCIIFLGNEFALSFEEDSVSQFAHILGGICGSAFGFLRAK
- a CDS encoding GDP-L-fucose synthase, with product MDPSWKVYISGHRGMVGSALVRKFESLGYDEIETATREELDLTDQTAVRRFYELEKPDAVIIAAAKVGGIGANSTFPADFIYENLVIAANQIHAAYEFGVKRLLFLGSSCIYPKFAPQPIKESSLLTDELESTNEPYAIAKIAGLKLCQFYRKQHGVLFHSLMPTNLYGPGDNYNLDNSHVLPALIRKFHEAKERGHSEVVMWGSGTPQREFLHVDDLADASVFLMNLETPPDWVNVGSGEEVTILELANLIKETVGYTGTIIQDLTKPDGTPRKLLDVTVIKDLGWERKINLNTGIKKTYESFLEAKATGTIRD
- the gmk gene encoding guanylate kinase translates to MGSPDKDLALLLILAGPTGTGKSTLCSRMTDKYGRIQRVITSTTRSPREGEVDGKDYFFFSEEEFDKKLGEDAFYEHAQVHDHRYGTLKSEIQDKLAHSIDLIMNIDVQGVAAFQREAEKDALLKQRLVTIFLMPPSLEEIVRRLIHRGKEDRAAMDRRLESARNEMPLWDTYDFCLISGTKDEDFSKVEGIWKSEKLRVARLK
- a CDS encoding sigma-70 family RNA polymerase sigma factor, encoding MDTLRSNTPESLDPSTWLDSYGDYLYRYAMMRVNNPSVAEDLVQETFLAGIKSLKNFGGRSTLKTWLTGILKFKVMDHYRKSSREKTFTQLTSFYEDEEKDHFSDNGHWLQGDFSPAEWSAEQWESIDRKEFMTQFLFCADKLPLKIRQVYLMREVDGIESKDIVEQLGITPQNLWTILHRARMALRKCLQDNWSAPDKRL
- a CDS encoding helix-turn-helix domain-containing protein, translating into MSQPVVAVLFESEFDSMVELFRGIQAHAEALGVWRAIPLNIGEEELLGELVEHGNLAGLIGGLVSDRWIESHWLGRMPLVNVENLSLISRAPSVVVDDEEVGRLVAEKFLSAGFENFAYAGLTGNLFTKLRQTGFSSRLENSGKTAVSAPHGWVTRPLRVWTEWLLSLPRPIAVFCATDYTARRVIQAAGIGGLKVPEEVSVVGVGNIYRDSLFSGVPIASVELPYFEIGKEAGRVIDQYRHGIIKTPEIIKFSPVRLLERASSRFSKVEDVAVAKALDIMRARFHESPSIDAVSRETGVSRRLLEQKFQLSLSSTPYQELLKIKMDRVCQLLEHTGKRIIEISQLCGFSSQHQFSNCFKRLYGMSPRAFRESLRKES
- the gmd gene encoding GDP-mannose 4,6-dehydratase, whose translation is MKKALITGITGQDGSYLAEILLEKGYEVHGIIRRSSSFNTGRIDHLYSDPHTANTNLHLHYGDLADSTQMVKLLYDLHPDEIYNLGAQSHVRVSFDIPEYTGDVVGLGTVRILEAIREAGMVQKTRFYQASSSEMFGLVQEVPQTEKTPFWPRSPYACAKVYAYWLTVNYRESYNLHASNGILFNHESPRRGETFVTRKITRAATRIKMGLQDKLYLGNLDAKRDWGYAKEYCEGMYLMLQQDNPDDYVLATHDTHSVKEFCQEAFSTLDMDFEEYVDYDKRYERPAEVELLIGDPSKAKKLLDWEPKTDFKGLVKLMVESDLQLARKELAVKQASAV
- the miaB gene encoding tRNA (N6-isopentenyl adenosine(37)-C2)-methylthiotransferase MiaB, giving the protein MNRVYIKTYGCQMNERDSEAVAAKLRGRGYSLVDNEFDADVVLLNTCSVRDQAEQKAIGKTGYLGKQKRTNPDFIIGIMGCMAQNRGTELVDKLPDLDLLVGTQKFHTIPDHLDNIIATQRGLGPRPSTIVDLDEEEGSQNTIREHLSDERQVCAFVSIMQGCNMNCAFCIVPKTRGRERCRPIEEIVDEVEELAARGTREITLLGQIVNSYGRREIPFRNKKSPFVQLLERVQEVKGIERIRFTSPHPRGFKEDLVEAYRDLSKLCEYVHLPAQSGSNRMLKLMNRPYSRERYLEIVDSLRTTIPGMYFSTDIIVGFPGETEEDFEQTCELFKEVSFDMAYVFKYSIRTGTPAADLGDQIPQEVKEARNHRLLGYLRDSSLSRNESMVGSIQEVLIEGKAKRGDLYVGKTRGYRNCLVPANDRLIGELVQMKVYRATQSSLYGDLILSGVDEINKPAPTFSNSLL
- a CDS encoding SAM-dependent chlorinase/fluorinase → MMKANGLLVLLTDFRTSDWYVASMKATAITVFKEVRFVDITHEISPGSIKEGAFVLRQCYDDFPPGTTFVVVVDPGVGTDRQAITMEAGNYFFVAPNNGVLYPTISKLVTSAAFCIESPNWMGSKRSSTFHGRDIFAPAGAKLASGAHIQEAGPQVQKVVELNFPEPKNLTENPNGQILYFDRFGNGLTNFTKEHIEFRKLLGVRVEDVLFPIAETFGDVETAAPVSYWGSSGYLEVALRDGHAKSAACLTQESIVWPVFSS
- a CDS encoding sigma-70 family RNA polymerase sigma factor — its product is MTLTIQHEAALEEACLLAQIGVGDSHAFRRLYDRYSTPLFSLGLRMLKNPSEAEEALQDTFVKIWKNAAYYDARKSRPFTWAVTIMRRTCIDRIRKLNREPEVTTFEPEQDQEWATAETVRESVALNETRNQVEEALKNVPAKQKKALELALFSGMTHSEIANSLEQPLGTVKSWLKRGLFQLRNSLTETVL